A part of Propioniciclava coleopterorum genomic DNA contains:
- a CDS encoding ABC transporter permease — protein sequence MHHLILPALVLGLSQMPWLLLSLHAEITTALASDPVRAALARGLPWPGVVVGHVLPPALAPLVTLVGVRLPELIVGAALVEEVFGWPGVAAAMVTSARTLDMPLLAILTVASTATVLLGSLLSDLGYLALDPRVRIDD from the coding sequence GTGCATCATCTGATCCTTCCGGCGCTGGTTCTGGGGCTGTCGCAGATGCCGTGGCTGCTGCTCTCGCTGCACGCCGAGATCACCACCGCACTCGCCTCCGACCCGGTGCGCGCGGCGCTCGCCCGCGGCCTGCCGTGGCCCGGCGTGGTGGTCGGTCACGTGCTGCCGCCCGCCCTGGCGCCTCTGGTCACGCTGGTGGGGGTACGACTCCCTGAGTTGATCGTGGGGGCGGCCCTCGTCGAGGAGGTGTTCGGATGGCCCGGCGTCGCGGCCGCGATGGTGACGTCGGCCCGAACCCTGGACATGCCGCTTCTCGCCATCCTGACCGTGGCCAGCACCGCCACCGTCCTGCTCGGCTCACTCCTGTCCGATCTCGGCT